A segment of the Desertifilum tharense IPPAS B-1220 genome:
TTTAGCGAGGTTGCGGACAAAAGTTTGCGCGAGTTCCGGGAAACGGTTCGATTCGCCGATGATTAGGCGCACAAAGGTGAGGTATTGGCGATCGCTCATCATCCGGTTGAGCAAGAAACCCGCTAATTCCCGTAGAAAGATTTCCGGTTCTTGGAAGGGAACGTAACCCGAAAGCAGGCGTTCTTGGGCCAGATTTTGGATCAGGGCGCTAAATAGACCTTCTTTGTCTTGAAAGTAGCTATATACCGTGGCTTTAGAAACGCCAGCCGCCGCTGATACCCGATCCATGCTGGTTCCCGCGTAGCCGCGAGCTAAAAATTCTTGCATGGCACCGTTGAGAATTTGTTCGGCTTTGTCTGTGGTGTTTTCGGGCGGGCGGGGTGGAATTCTTCCCATACAAGGCTCCGGGTTGACTAGGGCTATTATGCCTCCAAACGCGCAAAGAGGGCGGATGGGGGATTGGTTGACTCTCTATACTAAACAGTTTAGTATAGACTCAATTGAACTAAACGGTTTAGTTTCAAATCGTTAAACAACAACCCCTTCCAGGTGAGTCATGGTTCAGCATCCCGCTGCTCGGATCGCTTCAACGCCAACCCTTGCCCGTCAAGCCTTCCTCCTCGTTGCCACAGCCTCTGTAATCGCGGGGGGTGCAACGCTGTACTGGGTGAAATCGCCCTTTTCCCCGCGTGCCCGCGAACCCATCGCCCAAGCCCAACCCCTCGAACTGAAAACCATCACCGCCCTAGGGCGCTTAGAACCCCAAGGACAAACCCTGCAACTCTCCGCCCCCAGCAGTGCCGAAGGCAACCGGATCGCCGAATTGTTAGTGCAAGAAGGCGATCGCATTCAAGCCGGAGAACCGATCGCCATTTTGGATAACCGCGATCGCGCCTCAGCCGCCCTACAAAAAGCCCAAGAACAAGTCAGCCTTGCCCAAGCCAACCTCGATCGCGTCAAAGCCGGGGCAAAAACCGGAGAACTCAACGCCCAACAAGCCACCATCGCCCGACTCGAAGCCGAACGCCGCACCGAAATTCAAGCCCAACAAGCCGCAATTTCTCGCTTAGAGGCCGAACTGCAAGGCGAAGTCGCCGCCCAACAAGCCACCATCGCCCGACTTGAAGCCGAACGCAATAACGCCCAAGTCGAAGCCCAACGTTACGAAAAACTCTATCGCGACGGGGCCATTTCTGCGGAAAACTGGGATAACAAGCGCCTCGCCCTCAATACCGCCCAGCAACACCTGCAAGAAGCCCAAGTCACCCTCACCCGCCTGCGTTCCAGCCGAGAACAGCAAATTCAAGAAGCCCAAGCCAACCTCAACCGCACCACCGACGCCAAACTCGAACAAATTAACGAAGCCAAAGCCACCTTAGAGAAAATTGCTGAAATTCGCCCCGTCGATGTGCAAGCCGCCGAAGCCGAACTCAGATCCGCCCAAGCCGCCCTCAAACAAGCTGAAGCCGACTTAGAATTAACCGCAATTCGCGCCCCCAGAGACGGGCAAATCTTGAAAATTAACACCTATCCCGGCGAACGGGTGAGTAGCGAAGGGGTGGTTCTCCTCGGACAAACGCAAAATATGGTTGCAGTAGCAGAAGTCTACGAAAGCGATATTACCCAAGTCCGCATCGGCCAAAAAGCCCGGATCTCCAGCGACGCCTTCCCCGACGAATTATCAGGAACAGTACAGCATATTGGCTTGCAAGTCTTGCGTCAAAACGTTGTCAATACAGACCCTTCCGCGAATATTGATGCCCGCGTTGTGGAAGTCAAAGTTCTGTTAGATCCAGCGTCTAGCCAAAAAGTGGCAGGCTTAACCAACTTACAAGTTAAGGTCGCCATCGAACAATGATTAAACCCATCAAACCGCTACAAAACTTGAAACGCCGTACCCCCTTGGGTTGGTTGCAACTCAGTCACGACAAAAGTCGAATGCTGGTAGCGATCGCGGGTATTGCCTTTGCCGATATTCTCATCTTTATGCAGTTAGGCTTTCAAAATGCTCTGTATAGCAGTAACACCCGCCTGCACCAAGCCGTTGACGCCGAACTGGTTCTCATTAGTCCCCAGGCGAGAAACCTCATCAACCCCTCCTCCTTCTCCCGGCGACGCTTATATCAAGCAATGAACCTGCCTGAAGTTGAATCTGCCGATCCGCTATACCTGAGAATAGCCACCTGGAAAAATCCCCAAACCCGCAAAGATACCTCCATTTTAGTCGTCGGCTTCAACCCCCAAAAACCCGCCTTCACCCTCCCGGAAGTTAACCAATATTTAGATGAAATTAAATTACCCGATACATTGATTTTCGATCGGGCCGCTAGGGGAGAATACAAAGAGGCGATCGCTCAAATAGAACAAGGTCAAGCCGTCACTACCGAACTCGAACGCCGCAACGTCAAAATAGACGGCTTATTTACTATTGGCGCATCCTTCGCCGCCGATGGCACCTTAATGACAAGCGATCAAAACTTCCTGCGCCTATTCCCCCGACAGCAAGCCGGTAGCGTCAATTTGGGGTTAATTCAACTCAAACCCGACGCCGATCCTCTACAGGTTCAACAAAGCTTGCAAGCCTATCTCCCCAACGATGTCAAAGTCCTGACGCATCAAGAGTTTATCGACTTTGAAAAAGATTACTGGGCTAAAAATACCGCCATCGGCTTTGTGTTTAACCTGGGAGTCGCAATGGGGTTCATTGTCGGTGTCATTATTGTCTATCAAGTCCTTTCCACCGATGTCAGCGACCACATGGCAGAATATGCCACCTTTAAAGCAATGGGATATCGCAGTTCTTACCTACTCAGCATTGTGATTGAAGAGGCGTTAATTTTATCCCTGTTAGGCTTTATTCCCGGCGTCGGGATCTCGTTTGGCTTGTATGCCTTAACCCGCAATGCCACTAATTTACCCCTCTACATGACCTTACTACGCGCCGGAGTGGTATTGATGTTAACGATTATGATGTGCATCCTTTCCGGGGGAATTGCCACCCGCAAGCTACAAGCCGCCGATCCTGCGGATATCTTCTAAGTGCTGAGTGTAAAGTGCTGAGTGCTGAGTGGGTTCATGAGTGCTGAGTTGATAGTTTGCAAGTTTTCCTACCTCTTCTTCCCCAACCCCTAACTCCCAACTCCCAACTCCCTTCTTCCCCAACCCCTAACTCCCAACTCCCAACTCCCTTCTTCCCCAACCCCTAACTCCCAACTCCCAACTCCCCTCTTTCCCCCCATCCCCCCATCTCCCCACCCTCTTCACCGACTGCGCCATAACTTAATAGTCCCTTCGCCGCCGCTGCTGGCGAGATAGTCGCAAGAGGGGTGAAGCGCTACAGACCAGACGTAACTAGAATGACCTTTAAGGGTATATTGCTCTTGTTGGGTATAAATATCCCATAACTTAATCGTGCGATCCACGCTGCCACTGACTAGGGTTTGTCCATCGGTGCAGAAAGCTACTGATAATACGCCTCCCGTATGACCGACTAGCGTATGGCGCATTTGTTGGGTGGGAATATGCCAAAGCTTAATGGTTTGGTCTAGGCTACCACTGACCAGCCATTCCGCATCAGTTCCCCAAGCGATCGCGCTGACCTCTTTTTGATGGCTTTGTAACGTGCAAAACTCTTGATAGGAACTCATATCCCACAGCTTAATCGTCCCATCGGCGCTAGCTGTTGCCAGCATCTTACCATCGGGACTCCAGGCGATCGCATTCACATCCTTGAGATGGCCCGACAGGGTAAATACCTCAGTCCCTCCCGAAAAATCCCATAACTTCACCTGTTTTCCAGCGCTACTGGCTAAATACTCGCCATCGGGACTAACAGCGACGCTGCGAACCTTCCCAGACCATTCTCTCAGGGTTCGCTTTAATTTCCCCGTTCCGACGTGCCAAAAGCGCAGAGTTCCATCCCAACTGCCACTCACCATCAACTGTCCTTCGGGATGAAACGCCACCGTATAGACGCGATTTAAATGACCTTTAAGGGTTTGAAACTGCTGACCATTTGCCACCTTCCATAACTTAATGGTTCCATCCCAACTGCCACTGGCGACCAGTTGCCCATTGGGATGAAACGCCACCACGTACACCGAGTCTGAGTGACCGTAAAGCGTATGAGTTAACTCTAACTCGCTATAACCCAACAGCACGGGCAACATGGTTATTCCAGAATTGGATTGAATTCGGGTTTGAGAGGGTGTTTGCTGATTTTGCCAGATTTTAATGGTTTTATCGCTACTGCCGCTAACTAGCCGTTCGCCATCCGGGGTAAATAACAGGGTGTTGACATCTTTTTCATGACCCTCTAGGGTTTCAATCACTTCCCCGGTTTGGCTATCCCAAAGCCGAATAGTTTTATCGGCGCTACCGCTAGCCAATAGCTTGCCATCGGGACTAAAAGCAACCGTCCTCACCCAATCGCGATGCCCCTTCAGGGTTCTCACCAATTTACCATCCTTCGCCGACCACAGACGCAGGGTTTTATCGCTGCTGGCGCTGGCGACGAGTTCCCCCGATGGGTGAAAGGCGACCGCGTTGACATCCCGCAAATGTCCCGTCCAAACTGCAATCAGGGTTTGGGTGGTGACATCCCACAACTGAACGGTGTTGTCGCTGCTACCGCTGACTAAATACTGTCCGTCGGGACTAAAGGCGACGCTGTGTATGCCGCGAGAATGTTGAAGGGAGATAATTTCTGAGTTGGTGAGGTTCACCAATTTAATTCTATGGTTGTCGCTACCAATGGCGAGTTGTTGTCCATCAGCACTGACCGCAAGCGATACCGAGACAACAGAACCGCTATGTTCGGTGAGGCTGCGAACTAGCGATCGCTCTTGCCAATTCCACAACTTCACCGTATCGTCTACGCTAGCGCTAATCAGCGTTTGACCGTCGGGGGTAAAGATTAAAGCGGTCACGGGTTGATAATGACCGTTGAGGGTGGAAACGGCACCCCCATCTAAGCGCCAAAGCTTAATCGTACAGTCAAAACTGCCCGTTGCTAGATA
Coding sequences within it:
- a CDS encoding protein kinase, whose product is MSYCINPDCQHPQNPSEAKYCQTCGWRLQLKDRYRAIQLIGQGGFGRTYLAVDEHKPSKPRCVIKQFHPQTKGENYFKKAAELFEQEAIRLDSLGKHPQIPELYAHFDQDDNQYLVQAFVEGYNLAQILRNEGAFNEIRIRNLLQQVLPILDFIHEHHIIHRDIKPENLICSPNGQLVLVDFGAAKYATGTALLKTGTTIGSPEYIAPEQARGRAVFASDLYSLGTTCLHLITAMSPFDLFDSGEAVWVWSQYLVDNQITPQLQRILDRLVETAVNKRYQTASEAIADLAQPLSYTGAMIPPPPPPPSRRIPKPRPVPPPPVFRPGWQCTQTLTGHANSVGAIALTRDGQYLATGSFDCTIKLWRLDGGAVSTLNGHYQPVTALIFTPDGQTLISASVDDTVKLWNWQERSLVRSLTEHSGSVVSVSLAVSADGQQLAIGSDNHRIKLVNLTNSEIISLQHSRGIHSVAFSPDGQYLVSGSSDNTVQLWDVTTQTLIAVWTGHLRDVNAVAFHPSGELVASASSDKTLRLWSAKDGKLVRTLKGHRDWVRTVAFSPDGKLLASGSADKTIRLWDSQTGEVIETLEGHEKDVNTLLFTPDGERLVSGSSDKTIKIWQNQQTPSQTRIQSNSGITMLPVLLGYSELELTHTLYGHSDSVYVVAFHPNGQLVASGSWDGTIKLWKVANGQQFQTLKGHLNRVYTVAFHPEGQLMVSGSWDGTLRFWHVGTGKLKRTLREWSGKVRSVAVSPDGEYLASSAGKQVKLWDFSGGTEVFTLSGHLKDVNAIAWSPDGKMLATASADGTIKLWDMSSYQEFCTLQSHQKEVSAIAWGTDAEWLVSGSLDQTIKLWHIPTQQMRHTLVGHTGGVLSVAFCTDGQTLVSGSVDRTIKLWDIYTQQEQYTLKGHSSYVWSVALHPSCDYLASSGGEGTIKLWRSR
- a CDS encoding ABC exporter membrane fusion protein; translation: MVQHPAARIASTPTLARQAFLLVATASVIAGGATLYWVKSPFSPRAREPIAQAQPLELKTITALGRLEPQGQTLQLSAPSSAEGNRIAELLVQEGDRIQAGEPIAILDNRDRASAALQKAQEQVSLAQANLDRVKAGAKTGELNAQQATIARLEAERRTEIQAQQAAISRLEAELQGEVAAQQATIARLEAERNNAQVEAQRYEKLYRDGAISAENWDNKRLALNTAQQHLQEAQVTLTRLRSSREQQIQEAQANLNRTTDAKLEQINEAKATLEKIAEIRPVDVQAAEAELRSAQAALKQAEADLELTAIRAPRDGQILKINTYPGERVSSEGVVLLGQTQNMVAVAEVYESDITQVRIGQKARISSDAFPDELSGTVQHIGLQVLRQNVVNTDPSANIDARVVEVKVLLDPASSQKVAGLTNLQVKVAIEQ
- the devC gene encoding ABC transporter permease DevC → MIKPIKPLQNLKRRTPLGWLQLSHDKSRMLVAIAGIAFADILIFMQLGFQNALYSSNTRLHQAVDAELVLISPQARNLINPSSFSRRRLYQAMNLPEVESADPLYLRIATWKNPQTRKDTSILVVGFNPQKPAFTLPEVNQYLDEIKLPDTLIFDRAARGEYKEAIAQIEQGQAVTTELERRNVKIDGLFTIGASFAADGTLMTSDQNFLRLFPRQQAGSVNLGLIQLKPDADPLQVQQSLQAYLPNDVKVLTHQEFIDFEKDYWAKNTAIGFVFNLGVAMGFIVGVIIVYQVLSTDVSDHMAEYATFKAMGYRSSYLLSIVIEEALILSLLGFIPGVGISFGLYALTRNATNLPLYMTLLRAGVVLMLTIMMCILSGGIATRKLQAADPADIF
- a CDS encoding TetR/AcrR family transcriptional regulator — encoded protein: MGRIPPRPPENTTDKAEQILNGAMQEFLARGYAGTSMDRVSAAAGVSKATVYSYFQDKEGLFSALIQNLAQERLLSGYVPFQEPEIFLRELAGFLLNRMMSDRQYLTFVRLIIGESNRFPELAQTFVRNLAKPGVDRLCQYFQQHPELNLPDPEAIAHIFIGSIVYYSLNQELMHGKHVMPLERDRLIDGLMHLVLSKKC